In Dama dama isolate Ldn47 chromosome X, ASM3311817v1, whole genome shotgun sequence, one genomic interval encodes:
- the TEX13A gene encoding testis-expressed protein 13A, with the protein MALKPEDPSSGFWHGEVMAFINGRMSRHAKGPEFYRENLSLSCENVEDKFRAILEDRQVPSQAREACAWGSLALGVRFACRESQLHGHRVQWLHDLAGLHKSAAHALASDLKLFVAQHEVECKETAFRLQQMQANLEKMRKERDQLRWKLFQAERAAKGPGLAMATASGAETEGTSEEEEEEAGATATHAAASEATGGGRQEDAEGAGAVGAEEAEQAAEEMVVDVMQLLGIVDQKNHTSGGQRKGDHRSVETARRYLFKTTKSMYTASPGTLPVQLPASFTYSYSCSSSPFPDAPTPSTPTLSPSTSSSPAAVVTAGAPAQASPHCRPFDFSLWSNGGGLGNRPSRTHQK; encoded by the exons ATGGCCTTGAAACCTGAAGACCCAAGTAGTGGTTTCTGGCATGGTGAAGTGATGGCTTTCATCAATGGGAGAATGTCCAGGCACGCGAAGGGCCCGGAGTTCTACCGTGAGAATCTGTCTCTGTCCTGCGAGAATGTGGAGGACAAGTTCAGGGCCATCCTAGAGGACCGTCAGGTGCCCAGCCAGGCCAGAGAGGCCTGTGCTTGGGGCAGCCTGGCCCTGGGTGTGCGTTTTGCCTGCAGAGAGAGCCAGTTACACGGGCACAGGGTGCAGTGGCTGCACGACTTAGCTGGGCTGCACAAGTCGGCCGCACATGCCTTGGCCTCAGACCTGAAGTTGTTCGTGGCACAGCACGAGGTAGAATGCAAGGAAACAGCCTTCCGGCTGCAACAAATGCAGGCCAACCTGGAGAAGATGCGGAAGGAAAGGGATCAGCTGAGGTGGAAGCTCTTCCAGGCA GAACGAGCTGCCAAGGGGCCAGGTCTGGCCATGGCCACTGCCAGTGGGGCTGAGACAGAAGGAACcagtgaagaggaagaggaggaggcaggggccaCTGCTACTCATGCTGCCGCTTCTGAAGccacaggaggaggaagacaggagGATGCAGAAGGGGCAGGAGCTGTGGGGGCGGAGGAAGCTGAGCAGGCAGCAGAGGAGATGGTTGTAGACGTTATGCAGCTTCTCGGAATTGTAGACCAGAAAAATCACACTTCTGGTGGGCAAAGGAAGGGAGATCACAGGTCCGTGGAAACAGCCAGGCGTTATCTATTTAAAACAACCAAGTCCATGTATACAGCCTCACCAGGGACCCTTCCTGTCCAGCTCCCTGCCTCATTCACATACTCCTACTCATGCTCCTCATCTCCTTTTCCAGATGCACCCACACCATCCACACCCACACTGTCCCCAAGCACATCATCCTCACCAGCAGCAGTGGTCACAGCAGGAGCTCCAGCTCAAGCGTCTCCCCATTGCAGGCCCTTTGATTTTAGCTTGTGGTCTAATGGAGGGGGCCTGGGGAATAGACCCTCAAGAACCCACCAGAAATAG